In the genome of Actinomadura graeca, one region contains:
- a CDS encoding dihydrofolate reductase family protein has protein sequence MRKLVVCALMSLDGYVEGPGKNFMVMPADHSFDGYCAERLREAGTLLLGRTTFEMFRGFWPSVAGNENATADQREISRLDNAIEKVVVSDTLTRARTAPWDDAAIVSRSEAHTRISALKKAPGRDILVFGSNVLWNDLLKAGLVDELHLMVGPAVLGSGTPAFGKTPDAPLRLLTNRTFADSSNIVLQYGVG, from the coding sequence ATGCGGAAGCTCGTCGTCTGCGCCCTCATGTCCCTCGACGGATATGTCGAGGGGCCGGGAAAGAACTTCATGGTCATGCCCGCCGACCACAGTTTCGACGGCTACTGCGCGGAACGTCTCCGCGAAGCCGGCACGCTCCTGCTCGGCCGGACCACATTCGAGATGTTCCGCGGTTTCTGGCCCTCGGTGGCCGGCAACGAGAACGCCACCGCGGACCAGCGGGAGATCTCCCGGCTCGACAACGCCATCGAGAAGGTCGTCGTCTCCGACACCCTCACCCGGGCCCGGACGGCGCCCTGGGACGACGCGGCCATCGTCTCCCGTTCCGAGGCGCACACGCGAATAAGCGCGCTGAAGAAGGCGCCGGGACGGGACATCCTCGTTTTCGGCAGCAACGTCCTCTGGAACGACCTGCTGAAGGCGGGCCTGGTCGACGAACTGCACCTGATGGTCGGCCCCGCCGTCCTGGGATCGGGCACACCGGCCTTCGGTAAAACGCCGGACGCGCCACTGCGGCTCCTCACGAACCGCACGTTCGCCGACTCCAGCAACATCGTCCTGCAATACGGCGTCGGCTGA
- the map gene encoding type I methionyl aminopeptidase has translation MIELKTPAEIARMHVAGRFVAEVLSEVSRVAAVGVNLLDLEHHARAMIKERGAESCYWDYAPSFGNGPFRNVICLSVNDAVLHGLPHDYALRDGDVLSADLAVGIDGWVADSACTVVVGTAAEEDLRLIRATEEALEAAIGMARPGNRLGDISAAISAVAAGYGYPVNDEFGGHGLGRTMHEGPHVSNKGRAGRGLKLRPGLTLALEPWFARTTDRIVYDPDGWTIRSADGSRTAHSEHTVAITEDGPLVLTRRESERPADPTVRP, from the coding sequence GTGATCGAACTGAAGACGCCCGCGGAGATCGCGCGGATGCACGTGGCCGGGCGTTTCGTCGCCGAGGTGCTGTCGGAGGTCAGCCGGGTCGCCGCGGTGGGCGTCAACCTCCTGGACCTGGAACACCACGCGCGCGCCATGATCAAGGAACGCGGTGCGGAGTCCTGCTACTGGGACTACGCGCCGTCCTTCGGCAACGGGCCGTTCCGCAACGTCATCTGCCTGTCGGTGAACGACGCCGTCCTGCACGGCCTGCCCCACGACTACGCGCTGCGCGACGGGGACGTCCTCAGCGCGGACCTCGCGGTCGGCATCGACGGCTGGGTGGCGGACTCGGCGTGCACGGTCGTCGTCGGGACCGCCGCCGAGGAGGATCTGCGGCTCATCCGCGCCACCGAGGAAGCGCTGGAGGCGGCGATCGGGATGGCACGTCCGGGTAACCGCCTGGGCGACATCTCGGCGGCGATCTCGGCGGTGGCCGCCGGCTACGGCTATCCGGTCAACGACGAGTTCGGTGGCCACGGCCTCGGCCGCACCATGCACGAAGGGCCCCACGTGTCCAACAAGGGCCGGGCCGGGCGCGGCCTCAAGCTCCGGCCGGGCCTGACCCTCGCGCTCGAACCCTGGTTCGCCCGGACGACCGACCGGATCGTCTACGACCCCGACGGCTGGACCATCCGCTCGGCCGACGGCTCGCGCACGGCCCACTCGGAGCACACCGTGGCCATCACCGAGGACGGCCCCCTGGTGCTGACCCGGCGCGAATCCGAGCGTCCGGCGGATCCAACGGTTCGTCCTTGA
- a CDS encoding helix-turn-helix domain-containing protein, producing the protein MVRQPLTPEQIEAGRRLGALLRRARAGRDLAEVARAAGISPETLRKIETGRLPAPGFGTIVCIGEALDVPVQELAATWRGSGPPLEAVS; encoded by the coding sequence ATGGTCCGCCAGCCGCTCACGCCCGAACAGATCGAAGCCGGCAGGCGCCTCGGCGCCCTGCTGCGCCGCGCGCGGGCGGGCCGCGACCTCGCGGAGGTCGCGCGCGCGGCGGGCATCTCCCCGGAGACCCTGCGCAAGATCGAGACCGGCCGCCTGCCCGCCCCCGGGTTCGGCACGATCGTCTGCATCGGCGAGGCGCTCGACGTGCCCGTGCAGGAGCTGGCGGCCACCTGGCGTGGTAGCGGCCCCCCGCTGGAAGCCGTCTCGTAG
- a CDS encoding dihydrofolate reductase family protein encodes MRNVIANIALSLDGRVAGPGGEYDMSWIVPHAISEGARSHMVRVTGGATTALLGRKNYQGFGGFWPSVAEDENADPKDRTFARWLDTVEKVVFSTTLDQVEWDNARLATAGPAATVKELRRQEGGDIIVLASVSVIQQLLDAGEVDRLSVTQCPEIVGGGARPLFTDEIARSSWTLTDTTRTDSGALCLLYDRNEG; translated from the coding sequence ATGAGAAACGTGATCGCCAACATCGCCCTGTCGCTCGACGGCCGCGTCGCCGGTCCCGGCGGGGAGTACGACATGAGCTGGATCGTCCCGCACGCCATCAGCGAAGGCGCCCGCTCGCACATGGTGCGCGTCACCGGCGGCGCCACGACCGCGCTCCTCGGCCGCAAGAACTATCAGGGCTTCGGGGGCTTCTGGCCCTCCGTCGCCGAGGACGAGAACGCCGACCCTAAGGACCGCACGTTCGCCCGCTGGCTCGACACCGTCGAGAAGGTCGTGTTCTCCACCACCCTCGACCAGGTCGAGTGGGACAACGCGCGCCTCGCCACCGCCGGCCCGGCCGCCACCGTCAAGGAGCTGCGCCGCCAGGAGGGCGGCGACATCATCGTCCTGGCCAGCGTCAGCGTCATCCAGCAGCTGCTCGACGCCGGCGAGGTGGACCGCCTCAGCGTCACCCAGTGCCCCGAGATCGTCGGCGGCGGGGCCCGGCCGCTCTTCACCGACGAGATCGCCCGCTCGTCCTGGACGCTGACCGACACCACCCGCACCGACAGCGGCGCCCTGTGCCTGCTCTACGACCGGAACGAGGGCTGA
- a CDS encoding dihydrofolate reductase family protein, translating to MTKVISSASMSLDGFIAGPSESGFEYLFAWHRNGDVNVPSADPRWSFQVTETSADHIREQLATFGALVVGRRLFDVTRGWGGNHPCGVPIFVVTHRAPVDWPHPDAPFTFVTDGLESAVRQAKAVAGERHVGVAAGDMARQALDAGLLDELQIDLVPVLLGSGTRLLGDLAHAPVTLSGPTVAESIGVTHLRYQVNR from the coding sequence ATGACAAAGGTCATCTCATCGGCGTCGATGTCTCTCGACGGCTTCATCGCGGGCCCTTCGGAAAGCGGCTTCGAGTACCTGTTCGCCTGGCACCGCAATGGAGACGTCAACGTCCCATCGGCCGACCCCCGCTGGTCATTCCAGGTGACGGAAACGAGCGCGGACCACATCCGCGAGCAGCTCGCCACCTTCGGCGCCCTGGTGGTGGGACGGCGCCTGTTCGACGTCACGCGGGGATGGGGCGGCAACCACCCGTGCGGCGTGCCGATCTTCGTGGTGACCCACCGGGCGCCGGTGGACTGGCCGCATCCCGACGCCCCGTTCACTTTCGTCACCGACGGGCTGGAGAGCGCGGTGCGGCAGGCGAAGGCCGTCGCGGGCGAGCGCCACGTCGGCGTCGCCGCCGGTGACATGGCGCGCCAGGCCCTCGACGCCGGACTGCTGGACGAACTCCAGATCGACCTCGTGCCGGTGCTGCTCGGCAGCGGCACCCGCCTTCTCGGCGACCTCGCCCACGCCCCGGTCACCCTCAGCGGCCCGACGGTGGCCGAGAGCATCGGCGTCACCCACCTCCGCTACCAGGTGAACAGATAG